A region of Streptomyces paludis DNA encodes the following proteins:
- a CDS encoding transcriptional regulator, protein MAARPLVARQPNERLQALIQEAGCSNAGLARRVNMVGAERGLDLRYDKTSVARWLRGQQPRGRAPGVISEALGRKLGRAVTIDEIGMANGKNLASGVGLQFSPTVMGAIEQVCELWRSDVGRRDFLSGSAVASSALVEPSRDWLITGADPAVARNTGARVGDSDVDAVRAMTRALIDLDHRFGSGHVRPVVVHYLNSVVAGLLAGSYREPVGRRLFAAVSRLTELAGYMAVDTGQPGLAQRYYIQALRLAQAAGDRGYGGYVLAASMSHLAAQLGNPREIAQLARAAQEGTRGQVTPRAQAMFYAAEARGHALMGDAHTCELVVGRAVTALEHAGDIGEGASGGSGGAGSRSGAGDDPDWIAHFDHAYLADELAHCYRDLGRPEISARYAAESLAGHPVSRARRRAIGFVLLATAQVQQREVEQACQTGTRAVELLGTLRSSRGAEYLDDLQQRLEPYGDEPAVREFGARLEIQAA, encoded by the coding sequence TTGGCAGCCAGGCCACTCGTCGCGCGCCAGCCGAACGAACGGCTCCAGGCGCTCATTCAGGAAGCCGGGTGCTCCAACGCCGGGCTCGCCCGGCGCGTCAACATGGTGGGAGCGGAACGCGGACTGGATCTGCGGTACGACAAAACCTCGGTCGCCCGCTGGCTGCGCGGACAGCAGCCGCGCGGCCGGGCCCCGGGCGTCATCTCCGAGGCGCTCGGCCGCAAGCTGGGCCGCGCGGTCACGATCGACGAGATCGGCATGGCGAACGGGAAGAATCTGGCCTCGGGCGTCGGCCTCCAGTTCTCGCCGACGGTCATGGGCGCGATCGAGCAGGTCTGTGAGCTGTGGCGGAGCGATGTGGGCCGCCGCGACTTCCTGTCCGGCTCGGCGGTGGCGTCCTCCGCGCTCGTCGAGCCCAGCCGGGACTGGCTGATCACCGGCGCGGACCCGGCCGTGGCGCGCAACACCGGTGCGCGGGTGGGTGATTCGGACGTCGACGCGGTCCGGGCGATGACGCGCGCGCTGATCGATCTCGACCACCGCTTCGGCAGCGGCCATGTCCGGCCGGTCGTCGTCCACTATCTGAACAGCGTGGTGGCGGGCCTGCTCGCCGGTTCGTACCGGGAGCCGGTCGGCCGCAGGCTCTTCGCGGCCGTCTCCCGGCTCACCGAGCTGGCGGGATACATGGCGGTCGACACCGGCCAGCCCGGCCTCGCCCAGCGCTACTACATCCAGGCGCTGCGGCTCGCCCAGGCCGCCGGCGACCGGGGGTACGGAGGATATGTACTGGCCGCGTCCATGAGCCATCTCGCGGCGCAGCTGGGCAATCCGCGGGAGATCGCGCAGCTGGCCCGGGCCGCGCAGGAGGGCACCCGCGGGCAGGTGACCCCGCGCGCGCAGGCCATGTTCTACGCGGCGGAGGCCCGGGGACACGCGCTGATGGGCGACGCCCACACCTGCGAGCTGGTGGTGGGCCGGGCGGTCACGGCGCTGGAGCACGCGGGGGACATCGGGGAAGGCGCCTCGGGCGGCTCCGGCGGCGCGGGGTCCAGGTCCGGGGCGGGTGACGATCCCGACTGGATCGCGCACTTCGACCACGCCTATCTCGCGGACGAGCTGGCGCACTGCTACCGGGACCTCGGCCGCCCCGAGATCTCCGCCCGGTACGCGGCCGAGTCGCTGGCGGGCCACCCCGTCTCGCGGGCCCGCCGGCGCGCCATCGGCTTCGTCCTGCTGGCCACGGCACAGGTCCAGCAGCGCGAGGTGGAGCAGGCGTGCCAGACGGGGACACGCGCGGTGGAGCTGCTCGGGACGCTGCGGTCGAGCCGGGGCGCGGAGTATCTCGACGATCTCCAGCAGCGGCTGGAGCCGTACGGGGACGAGCCCGCGGTGCGGGAGTTCGGGGCGCGGCTGGAGATTCAGGCCGCGTGA
- a CDS encoding transporter: MSEPRTPDASHTPAAPVTAAASPTPATPAAPDSARALAPVFVRLKLSLLRNGLRQSSGRRVVYVLGAIGTLLLAAAQLAGLVLLRGSTHAGTLTVLLTALLALGWAVMPLFFPSGDETLDPTRLVMLPLRPRPLVGALLAASLVGIGPLFTFLLLTGSAVATAYGAAAVAVAVVAVPLTLLVCVALARAVATANIRLLTSRKGRDLAVLSGLVIAIGFQLVNFGAQRLGDAGGLAALDPVTETVRWLPPASAIGAVESASEGAYGRAAAQLLLSAGALAALLYAWRRSLVKLMTAPDSSTLATAGPSRRESAAAGRGVGMARLLSGEGRTGAVAGRSLRYVWRDPKTKAAWVTALAIGLIVPVFNALQGTGTIYLACFAAGMLGIQMYNQFGQDTSAFWMVALTISSPRDAYLELRARALAMLVIILPYSTLVTVVTAAVLGDWRPLPEALGLSYALLGAMLATGAVASARFPYSIPQDSGFKNVVPGQAALAWISIFGGMLGAALLCAPVLGLTLWIHAAGAAEWSSLLLPVGAVYGALVAWGGLRLAAPPTAWRLPEILTAVSKG; the protein is encoded by the coding sequence ATGAGTGAGCCACGCACGCCGGACGCATCGCATACCCCCGCCGCGCCGGTCACGGCCGCGGCATCGCCCACACCCGCCACCCCCGCCGCCCCGGACTCCGCCCGCGCGCTCGCGCCCGTCTTCGTCCGGCTCAAGCTCTCCCTGCTGCGCAACGGGCTGCGCCAGTCGTCCGGACGCCGCGTCGTCTACGTGCTGGGCGCGATCGGCACGCTGCTCCTCGCGGCCGCGCAGCTGGCCGGCCTGGTCCTGCTGCGCGGCAGCACGCACGCGGGCACCCTGACCGTGCTGCTCACGGCCCTGCTCGCGCTGGGCTGGGCCGTGATGCCGCTGTTCTTCCCCAGCGGTGACGAGACGCTCGACCCGACCCGGCTCGTCATGCTGCCGCTGCGCCCGCGCCCGCTCGTCGGCGCGCTGCTCGCCGCGTCGCTGGTCGGCATCGGGCCCCTGTTCACGTTCCTCCTGCTGACCGGCTCGGCGGTGGCGACGGCGTACGGAGCGGCGGCGGTCGCCGTCGCGGTCGTCGCCGTCCCGCTGACGCTGCTGGTGTGCGTGGCGCTGGCGCGCGCCGTCGCGACAGCGAACATCCGGCTGCTGACCTCGCGCAAGGGCCGCGATCTGGCCGTACTGAGCGGGCTGGTGATCGCGATCGGCTTCCAGCTCGTCAACTTCGGCGCCCAGCGCCTCGGCGACGCGGGCGGCCTCGCGGCGCTCGATCCGGTGACGGAGACCGTACGGTGGCTGCCGCCCGCGTCGGCGATCGGCGCGGTGGAGTCGGCGAGCGAGGGCGCGTACGGGCGGGCGGCGGCCCAACTGCTGCTGTCGGCAGGCGCGCTGGCGGCGCTGCTGTACGCGTGGCGGCGGTCGCTGGTCAAGCTGATGACGGCCCCGGACAGTTCGACGCTCGCGACGGCCGGGCCGTCCCGGCGCGAGTCGGCGGCGGCCGGCCGGGGCGTGGGGATGGCGCGGCTGCTGTCCGGCGAGGGCCGTACGGGCGCGGTGGCCGGGCGGAGCCTGCGCTATGTGTGGCGCGATCCGAAGACGAAGGCGGCGTGGGTGACCGCGCTGGCGATCGGGCTGATCGTGCCGGTGTTCAACGCGCTCCAGGGCACGGGCACGATCTATCTGGCGTGCTTCGCGGCGGGCATGCTCGGCATCCAGATGTACAACCAGTTCGGCCAGGACACCTCGGCCTTCTGGATGGTCGCCCTGACGATCTCCTCGCCCCGGGACGCCTATCTGGAGCTGCGCGCCCGCGCGCTGGCCATGCTGGTGATCATCCTCCCGTACTCGACGCTGGTCACCGTCGTGACGGCGGCCGTGCTCGGTGACTGGCGGCCCCTGCCGGAGGCGCTCGGGCTCTCCTACGCGCTGCTCGGCGCGATGCTGGCGACGGGCGCGGTGGCCTCGGCCCGCTTCCCGTACTCGATACCGCAGGACAGCGGCTTCAAGAACGTCGTGCCGGGGCAGGCCGCGCTGGCCTGGATCTCCATCTTCGGCGGCATGCTGGGGGCCGCCCTGCTCTGCGCCCCGGTGCTCGGGCTCACGCTCTGGATCCACGCGGCGGGCGCGGCGGAGTGGTCGTCGCTGCTGCTGCCCGTCGGCGCGGTGTACGGCGCGCTGGTGGCCTGGGGCGGCCTGCGGCTGGCGGCCCCGCCGACGGCCTGGCGGCTGCCGGAGATCCTCACGGCGGTCAGCAAGGGCTGA
- a CDS encoding ABC transporter ATP-binding protein, whose translation MPDQNQDRPLPSEPAEPAVHVEPAVRVEGLWKRFGGQIAVAGIDLDLPAGQFVGLVGPNGAGKTTTLSMVTGLLRPDQGRIRVAGHDVWRDPVAVKARIGVLPEGLRLFERLSGRELLGYTGRLRGLPGAEVDKRATQLLDVLDLAGAQHKLVVDYSTGMRKKIGLAAALLHNPEVLFLDEPFEGVDPVSAQTIRSVLERYTDSGATVVFSSHVMELVESLCDWVAVMAGGRIRAQGTLAEVRGEAASLQSAFLELVGARERDTGERLDWLGGGAR comes from the coding sequence ATGCCGGACCAGAACCAGGATCGGCCCCTCCCCTCCGAGCCCGCCGAGCCCGCGGTACATGTCGAGCCTGCGGTACGTGTAGAGGGGTTGTGGAAGCGCTTCGGCGGCCAGATCGCCGTCGCCGGGATCGATCTCGACCTGCCCGCGGGCCAGTTCGTCGGTCTGGTCGGCCCGAACGGCGCGGGGAAGACCACCACCCTCTCGATGGTGACCGGACTGCTCCGCCCCGATCAGGGACGGATCCGGGTCGCGGGCCACGACGTATGGCGCGACCCCGTGGCCGTCAAGGCGCGGATCGGGGTTCTCCCGGAGGGGCTGCGGCTCTTCGAGCGGCTCTCGGGGCGTGAACTCCTCGGCTACACCGGGCGGCTGCGGGGGCTGCCCGGCGCCGAGGTCGACAAGCGCGCCACCCAGCTCCTCGACGTACTCGACCTCGCGGGCGCGCAGCACAAGCTCGTCGTCGACTACTCGACCGGGATGCGGAAGAAGATCGGGCTGGCGGCGGCGCTGCTGCACAATCCCGAAGTCCTCTTCCTGGACGAGCCGTTCGAGGGCGTCGACCCGGTCTCCGCGCAGACCATCCGGAGCGTTCTGGAGCGGTACACGGACTCGGGCGCGACCGTCGTCTTCTCCAGCCATGTGATGGAGCTGGTCGAGTCGCTGTGCGACTGGGTCGCCGTGATGGCGGGCGGCCGGATCCGGGCGCAGGGCACGCTGGCGGAGGTACGGGGCGAAGCCGCGTCGCTCCAGAGCGCGTTCCTGGAGCTGGTGGGCGCGCGGGAGCGCGATACCGGCGAACGGCTGGACTGGCTGGGCGGCGGCGCCCGATGA
- a CDS encoding bifunctional DNA primase/polymerase translates to MPGQRGESLLDSAVRYAEERHWDVFPGTWLEPTTGGAGAAGGERCSCRRADCPEPGAHATGPDWVGLATGSAVSARRLWTERPDASLLLPTGRGFDALEVPELAGFLALARMERLGVAPGPVTRTPGRRMLFFVLPGAAAKLDGLVRQLGWSLSSLDLVARGEGCYVAAPPTRAIGGTVQWARRPTPANRWLPDAEELISPLAYACGREAAAERARRT, encoded by the coding sequence ATCCCCGGGCAGCGGGGCGAATCGCTGCTGGACAGCGCGGTGCGGTACGCGGAGGAGCGGCACTGGGACGTGTTCCCGGGCACCTGGCTGGAGCCGACGACCGGCGGAGCGGGCGCGGCGGGCGGGGAGCGCTGCTCGTGCCGCCGCGCGGACTGCCCGGAGCCGGGGGCGCACGCGACGGGCCCCGACTGGGTGGGGCTCGCGACGGGGAGCGCGGTCTCCGCGCGCCGGCTGTGGACGGAGCGGCCGGACGCCTCGCTCCTGCTGCCCACGGGGCGCGGCTTCGACGCGCTGGAGGTCCCGGAGCTGGCCGGCTTCCTCGCGCTGGCGAGGATGGAGCGGCTGGGGGTGGCCCCCGGTCCGGTGACCCGCACGCCCGGCCGGCGCATGCTGTTCTTCGTACTGCCGGGCGCGGCGGCCAAGCTGGACGGGCTGGTACGGCAGTTGGGCTGGTCGCTCTCGTCGCTCGACCTCGTCGCGCGCGGCGAGGGCTGTTACGTGGCGGCGCCGCCGACCCGGGCGATCGGCGGCACGGTCCAGTGGGCCCGCCGGCCGACCCCGGCCAACCGCTGGCTGCCGGACGCCGAGGAGCTGATCAGCCCGCTGGCGTACGCGTGCGGACGCGAAGCCGCCGCGGAACGGGCACGCCGTACATAA